From Fusobacterium varium:
CTCATAATGTACTGAATGCTAAATTCCATGCTCAAGAAGCAGAAATAGTAGCACAGGCTGGAAGATTTGGAACTGTAACTATTGCTACTAATATGGCAGGTAGAGGTACTGACATCATGCTTGGAGGAAATCCAGAATTCCTTGCAGTAGAAGAAGTAGGCAGCAGAGATGCAGAAAATTATAATGAAGTGCTGGAAAAATATAAAACACAATGTGAAGATGAAAGAGAAAAAGTTATGGAACAGGGAGGATTATTTATCCTTGGAACTGAAAGACACGAATCTAGAAGAATTGATAATCAATTGAGAGGAAGATCAGGTAGACAGGGAGACCCTGGAGAATCAGAATTCTATCTGTCTCTTGAAGATGACTTGATGAGACTATTTGGTTCAGATAGAGTGAAAACTGTTATGGAAAAATTAGGACTTCCTGAAGGAGAGCCTATTACTCATTCAATGATTAACAAAGCAATAGCAAATGCACAAAATAAGATTGAATCTAGAAACTTTGGAATCAGAAAAAATCTTCTTGAGTTTGATGATGTTATGAATAAGCAAAGAACAGCTATTTATGCAAGCAGAAATGAAGCTATGGTAAAAGAGGATCTCAAAGAAACAGTTTTACATATGCTTAAAGATACTATTTATTCGCAGGTAATAACAAGATTTGTCGGAGAATTTAAAGATGATTGGGATATTACTGGACTTGCAGAGTTTTTACATGAAAAATATGGATGTGAGATAAAAGATTTAACTGAATATAAATCTATGAGTATAGAAAATTATGCTGAAAAATTGTATAATGATATTGTAAGAGAATATGATGAAAAAGAAAATAGAATAGGTTCTGATCTAATGAGAAGACTTGAAAAATACATATTATTTGAAGTGGTTGACTCAAGATGGAGGGAACATTTAAAATCATTGGATGGATTGAGAGAAGGAATTTATCTAAGAGCATATGGACAAAGAGATCCAATAGTGGAGTATAAACTTCTTTCTGGAGAACTTTATGAAAAAATGTTGGAAACAATAAAAGAACAAACAACTTCATTCCTGTTTAAAGTAATAATAAAAAGTCCAGAAGAGGAAGAATTAAAAGTGAAAGAAGAATCACTTGATGAAGTAAATTATAATACTGAGGAGGAAGAAGAGGACAGTAATCAACCAAGAACTTCTGACAAAGTAGGAAGAAATGATCCTTGTACTTGTGGAAGTGGAAAAAAATATAAAAACTGCTGTGGAAGAGTGTAATCAAAAATTAGGAGGAACTAAATGAAAAAGTTATTTTTAGGTTTATTGATTTCAATGCTTTTTATTTCTTGTAGCTCTATGGAGAAAGGGAGTTCTTTAGAACAGAAGTATAACATAACAAAAGCTTCAGCTAAAGAATGGGATAAGACTATAATCAATGTTATTGAGGGAGAAGCACTTATTGAAGACTGGTATGGAGATGAAAATCCTATTATGTATCTGAGAAAGACTGGAAAAATGAGTGAAAAAGATTTTCAATTTCTATTATCTTTAGAGAAAAAGGATGTAACTGAAATAACAGATGATGAGTATAACCAATTTTTAGGTTTAGTAACAAAATATAATAAAAAAATGCCTAGAAAGTTTTTCTTAGATAATGAAAATATCAAAGATCCTAAAGGACTAGTTGATAAAATGGTAAGAGAGTCATTTGTCAGAATGGAAAATCCATCTAATCATATTAAAAATGTAGTTGCTACTGAAGATGAATGGAATAAAATAGTTGAATATTCAAAACAAACAGATCTTAGTGAAAAAGATACTAAACAGTTGAGAAAACTTCTTAATAAATTTATAAAAAGAGATGAGTTTTTCTCTACAGAAGTATGGTACAATAGAGAAGTTTCTGCAAGAATGATAAAGATAGCTAACATCAATGCAAAAGATAATAAAACAGCTATAGAAAAAAATAATATAAATGCAAAAGCATTATATATTGCTTATCCTGAATATTTTTCAAAACTAGAGAAATGGGATAACTAATAAATAAAAGAATAATATAACAAAAAGGTGGGGCGTCTGTGGGAAATAGACGCCTTTCTTTGCTGAAAGATATAGAGGTGAGAGTTTATGGAAGTGGATATGCACATACATACTATAGCTTCTGATGGAACTTTCACACCAGAAGAAGTAGTAAGAAGAGCAAAATTTCTTGGCATGAAAAGTATAGCTATAACAGATCATGATACAGTTGATGGATTAGAAAAAGGAAAAAAAATAGCTGCTGAAATAGGAATAGAGTTCATACAAGGAATAGAGATATCATGTAACATTGATAATTTAGAAGTACACATATTAGGATATTTTCTTAATCTTAATGATGAAAAATTTCTTGCTGAACTTGAAGAATTAAAAAGGGCAAGAGAAAATAGAAATAAAAAAGTAGTGGAAAAACTAGAAAAATGTGGTATAGTGGTTGATATAGAAAAAGTTAAAGATATGGCTCCTGGAAATATTATCAGTAGAGTTCATATAGCAAATTATCTTGTGGAAGTAGGAGCAGCTACTTCTAAAAATGATGCTTTTGAGAAATATCTTGGAAAAACAGGTGCTGCATATGTACCAAAAGAAAATTTTCCACCAGAAAGAGCAGTAAAAATGCTTCATGCAAATGGAGCTTTTATATCTATAGCTCATCCTAAACTAATTACACAAAATGATGGATTATTAGAAAATATGATATTAGAGTTAAAAAAAATTGGACTTGGAGGATTAGAAGCGATATATAGTA
This genomic window contains:
- a CDS encoding putative polymerase/histidinol phosphatase produces the protein MEVDMHIHTIASDGTFTPEEVVRRAKFLGMKSIAITDHDTVDGLEKGKKIAAEIGIEFIQGIEISCNIDNLEVHILGYFLNLNDEKFLAELEELKRARENRNKKVVEKLEKCGIVVDIEKVKDMAPGNIISRVHIANYLVEVGAATSKNDAFEKYLGKTGAAYVPKENFPPERAVKMLHANGAFISIAHPKLITQNDGLLENMILELKKIGLGGLEAIYSTFTPSEKRKYKKMAKRHSLLVTGGSDFHGANREGIDIGDTGLEYSQFRLIKERNSR